One part of the Muntiacus reevesi chromosome 18, mMunRee1.1, whole genome shotgun sequence genome encodes these proteins:
- the NDUFAF8 gene encoding NADH dehydrogenase [ubiquinone] 1 alpha subcomplex assembly factor 8, translating to MSGNGAVWGRVRSRLRAFSECLAACEAEAAAYGRCVQASTAPGGCLKKDLCAQEFEALRSCFAAAAKKTLTGGR from the exons ATGTCGGGGAACGGAGCTGTGTGGGGTCGCGTGCGAAGCCGCCTCCGCGCCTTCTCCGAGTGTCTAGCGGCCTGTGAGGCCGAG GCCGCGGCCTACGGCAGGTGCGTGCAGGCGTCCACGGCCCCGGGCGGCTGCTTGAAGAAGGATCTGTGTGCGCAGGAGTTCGAGGCTTTGCGGAGCTGCTTCGCTGCTGCG GCCAAGAAGACCCTGACAGGAGGCCGTTAG